One Schistocerca nitens isolate TAMUIC-IGC-003100 chromosome 1, iqSchNite1.1, whole genome shotgun sequence DNA segment encodes these proteins:
- the LOC126235587 gene encoding uncharacterized protein LOC126235587, whose product MLYAVRESNLPFYYAALEVRLTRNSDGIRMRMRLPITCANCEYECYQIYTFPVSWATLHHHVVWQTQEFLIVSRDRQTHATLSRTELSSCFHTTHYLCSTLILHTNTTECEMSLFLAETTTPPCPRVLVSLRQPIIQPVGNSFLFAVPQTVTATLVCHRSMSETESYRITLNNSGLVYNSSRCDVYAASMRISAQLHSTFHVTIPTFTLYLPELSFKIHHHEKLKNLPNTNDSDLLQSINHLLTQEHNQVALDRVASHIADWHQTKRLTTVVLPSAGSVIIIVMILIIVSWILCKRGFCKCFTSFREVVPPPQPEGEYHT is encoded by the exons atgctttatgccgtgcgggaaagcaacctccccttttactatgctgcgttggaggtccgacttacccgtaattctgacggtattcggatgcgaatgaggttgccaatcacgtgcgcaaattgcgaatacgagtgctatcaaatatacacttttccagtctcttgggctacccttcatcaccatgttgtttggcagactcaagaatttttaatagttagtcgggatcgacaaactcacgccactctctctcgcactgaactatccagttgcttccatacaacacattacttatgctccacgctaattttacacactaacactactgagtgcgagatgtcactgtttttagctgaaactactacacctccatgtcctcgtgttctagtctcacttcgtcaaccaataattcagcctgttggcaacagttttctgttcgctgttccacagactgtcaccgccaccctggtgtgccaccgttcaatgtcagagactgaatcgtaccggataacactgaataatagtggcctagtgtataatagttcaagatgtgacgtatacgctgcttctatgaggatatcagctcaattgcactccacctttcatgtcaccattcccacatttaccttataccttcctgaactctcttttaaaatccatcaccatgagaagctgaagaatttaccgaataccaatgattcagatctactccaatcgatcaatcatctccttacccaggaacacaaccaagttgctcttgaccgagtggcctcacatattgctgattggcaccaaaccaagcgattaaccaccgttgtattacccagcgctggttcggtaatcatcattgtaatgattctgattatagtatcctggatactctgtaaaagagggttttgcaaatgtttcacttc cttccgagaagtagtaccacccccacaacctgaaggtgaatatcacacctga